A section of the Spirosoma pollinicola genome encodes:
- a CDS encoding response regulator: MTTTILVVDDEEDLQPLFLGKFRTKIQQNVYAFRFATNGLEALKKIRQEPDIDIVLLDINMPELDGLTVLAQLPALNPLLGTVIISAYDDMENIRVAMNRGAFDFICKPIDFSDLEVTIEKTVQHIRQMRETNQLKVVDALKTRFFDNITHELRTPLTLILSPVEQLIQRYREPFDLQEGLRSIERHGQLLLQLINQLLDLAKLESGHLTLVQSAANLGDFIGQVVRAFEPIAQQKQLRLSYECQLTSLFYFDPNKVERIIHNLLSNALKFTKEGSIHVRLASHKDRIQLTVLDTGIGIAPEKLTYVFNRFYQVESSTYVSTPGTGIGLSLVKELAELMGGSVSVYSVPYGMDQPSGTTFLVDLPLSPVLNHEVETTQPAPALPVESSFGSPVTHPSSEKDKPLILVVEDNQELCTFISVELAQSYRIITANDGIEGWEIARNELPDVILTDIMMPGLDGYELTRRLKINPETDHIAVLMLTAKVSQPSRIDGFQHGADDYITKPFHIDELKLRLHNLLDRQRKLREHYYNQLTHSENTVATEAQKDSFIHTLNKFIEARLDDRAFGVDELASEIGMSRRTLHRKLTTLVNMPATVFIRQYRLKRAVQLMRQGNNVSEAAYMVGYESPAYFSTVFKDFFEKTPSEYMTKQY; the protein is encoded by the coding sequence TGCGTTTCGCTTCGCGACCAACGGGCTGGAGGCCCTGAAAAAAATTCGGCAGGAGCCCGACATCGATATAGTGCTGCTGGACATTAACATGCCGGAATTGGATGGTTTGACTGTTCTCGCCCAACTACCCGCACTAAATCCGTTACTGGGCACAGTGATTATATCGGCTTACGACGATATGGAAAACATTCGCGTGGCGATGAACCGGGGCGCTTTTGATTTTATCTGTAAACCGATTGATTTCTCGGATCTGGAGGTAACCATCGAAAAAACGGTACAACACATCAGGCAGATGCGGGAAACCAACCAGTTGAAAGTCGTCGATGCCCTGAAAACCCGCTTTTTCGACAACATCACGCATGAGTTACGTACACCACTCACGCTGATTCTCTCGCCGGTGGAGCAGTTGATACAGCGATACCGCGAGCCTTTTGACTTACAGGAAGGATTACGCAGTATTGAACGACACGGGCAGCTGCTGTTGCAGCTGATCAATCAGTTGCTGGATTTGGCTAAGCTGGAATCAGGGCATCTAACCCTCGTACAATCAGCCGCTAACCTGGGGGATTTTATAGGACAGGTTGTTCGTGCCTTCGAGCCAATTGCGCAACAGAAACAGTTGCGCTTGTCCTACGAGTGTCAGTTAACATCCCTGTTTTATTTTGATCCCAATAAAGTAGAGCGAATTATCCATAATTTACTTTCCAATGCCCTGAAGTTTACGAAGGAGGGCTCCATACACGTTCGCCTTGCCAGCCATAAGGATCGTATACAGCTGACCGTACTGGATACAGGTATCGGTATTGCCCCCGAAAAACTGACATACGTATTCAACCGGTTCTATCAGGTGGAGTCATCGACTTATGTGTCTACTCCTGGAACGGGCATTGGCCTCTCGCTGGTGAAAGAACTGGCCGAACTCATGGGCGGGAGTGTAAGCGTATATAGTGTTCCGTATGGCATGGATCAACCCTCGGGTACAACGTTTCTGGTTGACCTGCCCCTTTCCCCTGTCTTAAATCATGAAGTTGAAACGACACAGCCAGCCCCTGCCCTGCCGGTAGAGAGTTCGTTCGGTTCGCCCGTTACTCACCCCTCATCCGAAAAGGACAAGCCGTTGATTCTGGTTGTGGAGGACAATCAGGAATTGTGCACCTTTATATCTGTTGAACTCGCCCAAAGCTATCGGATAATAACGGCCAACGACGGTATTGAAGGCTGGGAAATAGCCCGCAATGAACTCCCGGATGTTATCCTTACCGATATCATGATGCCCGGACTGGATGGCTACGAACTGACCCGTCGACTTAAAATAAACCCGGAGACCGATCATATTGCCGTGCTGATGTTAACCGCGAAAGTATCGCAGCCGAGCCGTATTGATGGGTTTCAGCATGGAGCAGATGACTATATTACCAAGCCTTTTCATATTGACGAACTCAAATTACGGCTCCACAACCTGCTTGACAGGCAACGAAAGTTACGGGAACACTATTACAATCAACTCACCCATTCAGAAAACACAGTAGCGACGGAAGCGCAAAAAGACAGCTTTATTCATACATTGAATAAGTTCATTGAAGCGCGACTTGACGATAGAGCTTTCGGGGTCGATGAACTGGCCAGCGAAATTGGTATGAGCCGCCGAACGCTGCATCGAAAGTTAACCACTCTTGTCAATATGCCCGCCACTGTTTTTATTCGGCAGTATCGGCTGAAACGAGCGGTGCAACTTATGCGCCAGGGCAACAACGTGTCTGAAGCAGCTTATATGGTTGGCTATGAAAGCCCCGCCTATTTTAGTACGGTTTTCAAAGATTTTTTCGAGAAAACCCCGTCAGAGTATATGACTAAACAGTACTGA